A window of Spodoptera frugiperda isolate SF20-4 chromosome 17, AGI-APGP_CSIRO_Sfru_2.0, whole genome shotgun sequence contains these coding sequences:
- the LOC118273288 gene encoding uncharacterized protein LOC118273288, whose translation MVEHWDVIVIYVLGLKLDTESRKQWEMKISDCSDELPTINQFKSFLEQRFRSLEFLDNKGQGRQFNRNVPVKSLHVSTILCIFCQDNHKLANCKKFAGLDIDKRRNFVQTNGLCYNCLGANHSVYACRQSTRCHICKKKHHSLLHLKNVSKSGGDSNKPDQVAESSVSAVATSNQSNSTNIVSCFANSHSQILLATALIAAESKSGTAIVLRSLLDQGSQASFVTESAVQLLGLKRVPTKGSISGIGCDQDQSTISLNSMVLIKVKSRVDPSFIITVKAYVLKKLTTILPERKVMANVLTTISSLTLADPSFDTPNKIDLLLGAEVYGQILLEGLIRGSPGQLIAQNTRLGWILSGQVGEINQSETCHNTVVTLHSTLTDENTLLKQFWELEAEPKGVNDKVYLTPEEQRCEEIFKGTTKRDESGRYIVHMPFRSSDPACKYGGSKDIALKRFLTLEKRFLRNPEFKAQYSAVINEYIALYHMDIVQNRDKEGCVYLPHHAVIRNEKSTTKVRIVFDASCVGSNGVSLNHDLMVGPPLQPELRHIIMRWRCEPICLVADIVKMYRQIRVCNDHTDFQRILWRENPDDEIQVLRHLRVTFGTSSAPYLAVRSLQQLAQDEGAEFPLAKNRVLSDFYMDDLMTGCQTIEEGVEIYKQISELLKRGGFPLQKWASNNKELLRLIEDGQQIPQTQGNMELKTDAISKILGLTWDKDNDEFVYIIQLNELDLPVTKRKVISDIARLFDPLGWLAPIIITAKVFIQRIWMTGIEWDAQLPAPLLKEWLDFRKNLCNLVKFRLPRWINSSKENRVLELHGFSDASNVAYAAVVYVRIIDREGQIHTTLVTSKTRVAPVKQVSIPRLELCGAVLLAKLLQEVASTLEVPKQHLYAWTDSSVVLAWLSSHPSRWKTFIANRVSEILTIMDRSQWSHVLSSENPADCASRGVSPSECSDLQLWKRGPVWLQNEKIDYNRGNIQETTLEERKIKRKCHATAVEFDDSLLTRFSKFSRLIRVIAYCRRFLRMKESERNKIKITIWLTTKELNEAVLTCIKFCQLQSYSDEIESVKKNRKLNKGSRLTSLSPFLDDDGILRVGGRLHRASIDENMKHPILIPHKSHFTNLLIAEAHERTLHGGPQLMLNYLRSKYWIINAKTLVRQHVHKCVICIRHSTQTHQQMMGQLPKARVSVQKPFQCSGVDYAGPISIRSSKGRGHHSTKGYICLFVCMSTRAIHLEVVSDMTSQSFLASFKRFVARRGRVLDLWSDNGTTFVGSAKELRQLFNAERSVVASEIADFLSMNGTTWHFIPPHAPNFGGLWEAGVKSTKHHLKRIIGTSTLIFEEMTTVLAQIEACLNSRPISQLSNNPEDSCPLTPGHFLVGEPLVTVPDVNYENSSHRYKWTDCKPEPEIGDVVLVKEDGLPPARWLYGIITNKHPDIRP comes from the exons ATGGTTGAGCATTGGGATGTTATAGTTATTTACGTATTGGGTTTAAAACTAGACACTGAGTCACGTAAACAATGGGAAATGAAAATTAGTGATTGTTCAGACGAATTGCCTACAATCAATCAGTTCAAATCTTTCCTTGAACAAAGATTTCGGTCTTTGGAATTTTTAGATAACAAAGGTCAAGGTCGTCAGTTCAATCGTAATGTGCCAGTCAAGTCACTTCATGTATCGACTATACTGTGTATATTTTGTCAGGATAACCACAAGCTCGCTAATTGTAAAAAGTTCGCCGGTCTCGATATTGATAAGCGTCGTAATTTTGTCCAAACAAACggtttatgttataattgtCTAGGAGCAAATCACTCTGTATATGCATGCCGCCAGTCCACTAGATGTCATATATGTAAAAAGAAGCATCATAGTCTTCTTCATCTCAAAAATGTCTCCAAATCAGGTGGTGATAGTAACAAACCTGATCAAGTTGCAGAAAGCAGTGTGTCTGCTGTTGCCACTTCAAACCAGAGTAATTCCACTAATATTGTAAGTTGTTTTGCTAATAGTCATAGCCAAATATTATTGGCTACTGCGCTGATTGCAGCGGAATCAAAGAGCGGTACTGCTATAGTATTAAGATCACTGTTAGACCAGGGATCTCAGGCTTCCTTTGTGACGGAGTCCGCAGTCCAGCTCTTAGGTCTCAAAAGAGTACCAACTAAAGGTTCAATTTCAGGTATAGGTTGTGATCAAGACCAatcaacaatttcattaaattcgaTGGTTCTCATTAAGGTAAAATCACGCGTTGACCCTAGTTTTATTATCACGGTTAAGGcttatgttttaaagaaattgacGACTATTTTACCGGAAAGGAAAGTTATGGCAAACGTTTTGACTACAATCTCGTCTTTGACTTTAGCAGATCCTTCGTTCGATACTCCGAACAAGATTGATTTGCTTTTAGGCGCTGAAGTTTATGGCCAGATTTTGTTAGAAGGTTTAATCAGAGGTTCACCTGGTCAACTCATCGCACAAAATACAAGACTAGGATGGATCTTGTCTGGTCAAGTAGGTGAAATCAACCAAAGCGAGACATGCCACAATACAGTCGTCACATTGCATTCTACTCTCACAGATGAGAATACACTCCTCAAACAATTCTGGGAACTAGAAGCTGAACCCAAAGGCGTTAACGACAAGGTCTACTTGACCCCAGAAGAACAAAGGTGTGAAGAAATATTTAAGGGCACGACCAAACGAGAtgaatctggtcgctatattgTGCATATGCCCTTCAGGTCAAGCGATCCTGCTTGTAAATATGGTGGATCAAAAGACATTGCTCTTAAACGCTTTTTAACCTTAGAAAAGCGATTTCTAAGGAATCCAGAGTTCAAGGCTCAGTATTCAGCTGTTATCAATGAATATATAGCTCTTTATCATATGGATATAGTACAAAATAGGGATAAAGAAGGTTGTGTGTACCTACCTCATCATGCCGTCATCCGTAATGAAAAAAGTACAACAAAGGTGCGCATCGTGTTTGATGCATCATGTGTAGGTAGCAACGGGGTATCTCTTAATCACGATTTAATGGTGGGTCCTCCTCTACAACCTGAACTTCGTCATATTATCATGCGGTGGCGTTGTGAACCTATCTGTCTGGTCGCGGACATCGTCAAGATGTATCGACAGATTAGGGTGTGCAATGATCACACAGATTTTCAGCGCATATTGTGGCGTGAGAATCCAGATGACGAAATTCAGGTGTTACGTCATTTGCGAGTAACGTTCGGAACATCATCGGCGCCTTACCTAGCGGTAAGATCATTGCAGCAGTTAGCTCAGGACGAAGGCGCTGAATTTCCTTTAGCAAAGAACCGCGTTCTTTCAGACTTCTACATGGATGACCTTATGACGGGCTGTCAAACCATAGAGGAAGGTGTAGAGATATACAAGCAGATATCGGAGCTACTTAAACGTGGAGGGTTTCCGCTCCAAAAGTGGGCTAGTAATAACAAAGAATTATTGAGATTAATTGAAGACGGTCAACAAATACCACAAACACAAGGGAACATGGAACTAAAAACGGAtgcaatttcaaaaatattaggtTTAACGTGGGACAAAGACAATGACGAGTTCGTTTATATTATTCAGCTTAATGAGCTAGATTTGCCAGTTACGAAGCGTAAGGTTATTTCGGACATAGCGCGACTATTCGATCCCCTCGGATGGTTAGCACCGATAATCATCACTGCGAAGGTGTTCATTCAACGAATATGGATGACTGGGATCGAATGGGACGCACAACTACCTGCACCATTGCTAAAAGAGTGGCTTGACTTTCGGAAGAACCTTTGTAACCTTGTTAAGTTTCGTCTGCCTCGTTGGATCAACTCTAGCAAAGAGAACAGGGTTCTAGAATTGCATGGCTTTTCAGATGCATCCAATGTAGCATACGCCGCGGTGGTATACGTTCGCATTATTGATAGAGAAGGACAAATTCATACAACCTTGGTGACTTCAAAAACCAGGGTTGCTCCTGTTAAGCAGGTATCAATCCCTCGTTTAGAGCTCTGTGGAGCTGTCTTACTAGCAAAACTTCTTCAAGAAGTCGCTTCAACTCTAGAAGTTCCCAAACAGCACTTATATGCGTGGACAGACTCCTCCGTCGTATTGGCGTGGTTAAGCAGCCACCCTAGTCGGTGGAAAACGTTCATCGCGAATCGTGTTTCCGAAATACTTACCATTATGGATAGAAGTCAGTGGTCACATGTGTTGTCGTCGGAAAATCCAGCAGATTGCGCATCTCGGGGAGTTAGCCCTTCTGAATGTAGCGACCTGCAACTCTGGAAAAGAGGTCCGGTATGGTTACAGAATGAAAAAATAGACTATAATAGAGGAAATATACAAGAAACTACGttagaagaaagaaagataaaaagaaaatgtcatgCAACTGCAGTAGAATTTGATGACAGTCTATTAACTAGATTTTCTAAGTTCAGTAGGTTAATAAGAGTAATAGCTTATTGTAGAAGGTTTCTACGAATGAAAGAATCAgaacgtaataaaattaaaataactatttggCTAACTACAAAGGAATTAAATGAAGCTGTACTTACCTGTATCAAATTCTGTCAACTCCAGTCCTATAGTGATGAAATAGAATCTGTGAAAAAGAACCGTAAATTAAATAAGGGAAGTAGACTTACCTCGTTGAGTCCTTTTCTTGACGATGACGGGATCTTAAGAGTTGGCGGCCGCTTGCACCGGGCTTCGATTGATGAGAATATGAAGCATCCCATTTTAATTCCTCACAAATCACACTTTACCAATCTTTTGATTGCAGAGGCTCACGAGAGAACTTTGCATGGCGGGCCGCAATTGATGTTGAATTACTTAAGATCCAAATACTGGATAATCAATGCAAAGACTCTCGTTAGGCAACATGTTCATAAGTGTGTAATCTGTATTCGACATTCCACACAAACACATCAACAAATGATGGGTCAGTTACCGAAAGCCAGGGTGTCTGTTCAGAAGCCTTTCCAATGCAGTGGTGTGGATTACGCAGGTCCAATCAGCATCCGAAGCTCTAAAGGTCGTGGTCATCACTCCACTAAGGgttatatatgtttatttgtctGCATGTCCACTCGAGCCATTCACCTCGAGGTTGTCAGCGACATGACATCTCAGAGTTTTCTTGCGTCTTTCAAGCGTTTTGTAGCCAGACGTGGCCGAGTATTGGACCTGTGGAGTGATAACGGGACCACATTTGTTGGTAGTGCAAAAGAATTGCGACAACTATTCAATGCTGAAAGGTCTGTGGTAGCTTCCGAGATAGCGGATTTCCTTTCTATGAATGGTACGACATGGCATTTCATACCTCCCCATGCTCCAAACTTTGGAGGATTGTGGGAGGCGGGTGTCAAGTCCACGAAGCACCATTTAAAGAGAATTATAGGCACCAGCACATTGATATTTGAAGAAATGACAACTGTGTTGGCTCAAATTGAGGCCTGCCTAAACTCGAGGCCTATCTCTCAGCTTTCTAATAATCCAGAGGATTCGTGTCCATTGACGCCTGGGCATTTTCTCGTGGGTGAACCTCTGGTAACTGTACCTGatgttaattatgaaaattcatCT CACCGATATAAATGGACAGATTGTAAGCCTGAACCTGAGATTGGAGACGTAGTTCTGGTGAAGGAGGATGGTCTTCCACCCGCTAGATGGCTATACGGTATCATTACAAATAAACATCCAG ATATAAGGCCCTAG
- the LOC126911635 gene encoding uncharacterized protein LOC126911635: MIEEKDRLFNVWCNEPKNMLKRLNYTRYRNRCQKAINKSKNIYDTNSIIDCKNNIKKLWEKINSLIGNTKPSLDSLIISNMDSSISISEVCNKFAITFTEEIEKIKHQCNETWINRKEYVALTDRSMRWQPVTASDINNVIKTMSTNKSPGSDLVRMSDIKIIAKKLCPVLAKLVNLSVATGTFPNKLKEAIVRPIHKKGNFKDVSNYRPIAILSSVDKIIEKCVVNQLGKYLQQNNIVNKCQHGFLKGKSTSTLLSEFTDEINNYLEDKKIVISIFFDYKKAFDTLQKDTLINAMKECGVGQPLNQWFSDYLTGRSYRVKVGDTLSDRVEVRSGVPQGSGCGPICYLMHVNSLCGVLRHCSSYMYADDLCVLRAGTDINDICPLIQQDIDAVVKWSHDNGIILNADKTKLLVIRSPYSHLSIPTPKLITHEYSCFHNHLINCNCKPVEAVNSVTYLGVKIDESFSWSCHVDYICSKLRILLSKFYHLSYKVPIKILRCLYISLVESIISYALDSYGLTFKTYINKLESLQIRFLKLLVTKKTKISCKDDYRKLFKICKILPVHLKHTYLLAINQHGRKEHDLPIVTNNHSTRSVAAGKFNVPRVNNYFGDRTLKKRIPYVLNSLPADIRQESNKRIFKSKLKKYLFKILI, translated from the coding sequence ATGATAGAGGAAAAAGATAGATTATTTAACGTATGGTGTAACGAACCAAAGAATATGCTAAAACGCCTTAATTATACTAGATATAGAAACAGATGCCaaaaagctataaataaaagtaaaaatatatatgatacAAATAGTATAAtagattgtaaaaataatattaagaagctatgggaaaaaataaatagtttaataggAAATACAAAACCGTCCCTAGatagtttaattatttctaatatGGACAGCTCAATATCTATTTCGGAAGTATGTAATAAATTTGCAATAACATTTAcagaagaaatagaaaaaatcaaGCATCAATGTAATGAAACATGGATAAACAGAAAGGAATATGTGGCACTCACGGACAGGTCTATGAGATGGCAACCGGTGACCGCTAGCGATATAAACAATGTCATTAAAACCATGAGTACTAACAAATCACCGGGAAGTGATTTAGTTCGTATGtccgatataaaaataattgcgaAAAAGTTGTGTCCTGTACTGGCCAAACTCGTAAACCTGTCAGTTGCTACAGGTACTTtcccaaataaattaaaagaggCAATTGTACGTCCTATACACAAAAAAGGAAATTTTAAAGATGTTTCAAATTATCGACCGATAGCCATATTGTCAAGcgtagataaaattattgagaAATGTGTGGTCAATCAActaggaaaatatttacaacagaataatattgtcaataagtGTCAACACGGGTTCTTAAAGGGTAAAAGTACAAGTACACTGTTATCTGAATTTACTgacgaaattaataattatttagaggataaaaaaattgtaatatccaTATTTTTTGATTATAAGAAAGCATTTGATACATTGCAAAAAGATACCCTTATTAACGCTATGAAGGAGTGCGGTGTGGGACAACCACTAAACCAGTGGTTTAGTGATTACCTCACAGGGCGCTCTTACCGGGTAAAGGTGGGTGATACTCTCAGTGACAGGGTGGAGGTACGGAGCGGAGTGCCTCAAGGATCAGGATGTGGTCCTATCTGCTACCTCATGCACGTGAACAGCTTATGCGGAGTGTTGCGTCATTGCTCGTCATACATGTACGCAGACGATCTATGTGTGCTCCGCGCCGGAACCgacatcaatgacatctgtccgTTAATCCAACAAGACATAGACGCGGTAGTTAAATGGTCCCATGACAATGGGATTATTCTAAATGCTGATAAAACCAAACTTCTTGTCATCAGATCACCATATTCACACCTATCCATTCCTACTCCTAAATTGATAACGCACGAATACTCATGTTTTcataatcatttaataaattgtaattgtaaacctGTTGAAGCTGTTAATTCTGTTACTTATCTTGGTGTCAAAATAGATGAGAGTTTTTCATGGTCCTGTCATGTAGATTACATTTGTAGTAAATTAAGAATATTACTTAGTAAGTTTTATCATTTAAGTTACAAAgttcctattaaaatattaagatgtTTGTATATATCCTTAGTAGAATCAATAATAAGTTATGCTCTTGATAGCTACGGGCTAACGTTTAagacttacataaataaattagaatcaTTACAAATAAgatttcttaaactattagTTACAAAAAAGACTAAAATAAGTTGCAAAGACGATTatagaaaattgtttaaaatttgtaaGATCTTACCGGttcatttaaaacatacataccttTTAGCTATAAACCAGCACGGCAGGAAGGAGCATGACTTACCTATTGTGACAAATAACCACAGTACACGGTCGGTGGCTGCCGGTAAATTTAATGTTCCAAGAGTCAATAATTACTTCGGCGATAGAACTCTAAAGAAACGTATACCTTACGTGCTTAATAGTTTGCCGGCAGACATTCGACAGGAAAGTaataaaagaatttttaaaagtaagttaaaaaaatacctgtttaaaatacttatatag